One segment of Candidatus Arsenophonus lipoptenae DNA contains the following:
- the pykF gene encoding pyruvate kinase PykF, whose translation MKKTKIVCTIGPRTESKEILSQLLDAGMDVMRLNFSHGNHEEHGQRIKNLRSVCIEQNKQAAILLDTKGPEIRTMYLKKGKEVSLITGQNFILTTDTSVIGNHDRVAVTYSGLTNDLHPGNIILIDDGLISMEVLFIKSNNIYCKVLNNGDLGENKGVNLPGVFISLPALSEKDKQDLIFGYQQGIDFIAASFIRKRADVEEIRNHLIQHSDKNIQIISKIENQEGLNNFDEILEASDGIMVARGDLGVEIPVEEVIFAQKMMIEKCVAARKIVITATQLLDSMIKNPRPTRAEAGDVANAILDGTDAVMLSGESAKGKYPIEAVKIMATICDRTDRVMASRIDNSKINQKLRITEAVCRGAIEMAEKLNSKLIIVATYGGKSAKSVRKYFPTAPILALTTNEETARQLLLVKGVIPQLVKEIASTDDFYRIGKQIALRNNMATTNDVVVMVSGALVSTGTTNTSSVHIL comes from the coding sequence ATGAAAAAAACTAAAATTGTTTGTACTATTGGCCCAAGAACTGAATCTAAAGAAATATTATCACAATTGTTAGATGCTGGTATGGATGTCATGAGATTAAATTTTTCTCATGGTAATCATGAGGAACATGGTCAACGTATTAAAAATCTTCGTAGTGTTTGTATAGAGCAAAATAAACAAGCAGCTATATTATTAGATACAAAAGGGCCTGAAATTCGTACAATGTATCTTAAAAAAGGTAAGGAAGTATCCTTAATTACTGGTCAGAATTTTATTTTAACTACTGATACTTCAGTTATTGGTAATCATGATCGAGTTGCAGTTACTTATTCAGGATTAACTAATGATCTTCATCCAGGTAATATTATCTTGATTGATGATGGCTTAATTAGTATGGAAGTTTTATTTATTAAAAGTAATAATATATATTGTAAAGTGCTTAATAATGGTGATTTAGGTGAAAATAAAGGGGTTAATTTACCAGGAGTTTTCATTAGTTTACCTGCGTTATCGGAAAAAGATAAACAAGATTTAATTTTTGGTTATCAACAAGGTATTGATTTTATTGCAGCTTCATTTATACGCAAACGGGCTGATGTAGAAGAAATTCGTAATCATCTAATACAACATAGTGATAAGAATATTCAAATAATTTCTAAAATTGAAAATCAAGAAGGGTTGAATAATTTTGATGAAATTTTAGAAGCTTCAGATGGAATTATGGTAGCACGTGGTGATCTTGGGGTAGAGATTCCTGTTGAAGAAGTTATTTTTGCACAAAAAATGATGATTGAAAAATGTGTCGCTGCTAGAAAAATAGTTATTACTGCCACTCAATTATTAGATTCTATGATTAAAAATCCTCGCCCAACTCGTGCCGAAGCAGGTGACGTAGCTAATGCTATTTTAGATGGTACTGATGCCGTTATGTTATCTGGTGAAAGTGCCAAAGGAAAATATCCTATTGAAGCAGTAAAAATTATGGCTACGATTTGTGATCGTACTGATCGTGTTATGGCAAGTCGTATTGATAATAGTAAAATAAATCAAAAGTTACGTATTACTGAGGCAGTTTGTCGTGGTGCCATTGAAATGGCTGAAAAATTAAACTCTAAATTAATTATAGTTGCTACTTATGGTGGTAAATCAGCAAAATCAGTACGTAAATATTTTCCAACAGCACCGATTTTAGCTTTAACAACCAATGAAGAAACTGCGCGTCAATTGTTATTAGTTAAAGGTGTTATCCCTCAATTAGTTAAAGAAATTGCCTCTACTGATGATTTTTATCGTATTGGTAAACAAATTGCTTTAAGAAATAATATGGCTACAAC
- a CDS encoding Grx4 family monothiol glutaredoxin, protein MNIIEKIKHQIEKNPIIIYMKGSPKFPNCGFSAQAVKALSACGERFAYVDILLNHDIRTELPKYANWPTFPQLWIDGKLIGGCDIITEMYQKGELQKLIIETANKYRNLKENANKLNN, encoded by the coding sequence ATGAATATAATTGAAAAAATTAAACATCAAATAGAAAAAAATCCAATTATTATATATATGAAAGGTTCACCTAAATTTCCAAATTGTGGTTTTTCAGCTCAGGCAGTAAAAGCGCTTTCTGCCTGTGGTGAACGATTTGCCTATGTAGATATTTTATTAAATCATGACATACGTACTGAATTACCTAAGTATGCAAATTGGCCAACATTTCCACAGTTATGGATTGATGGAAAATTAATTGGCGGATGTGATATTATCACTGAAATGTACCAAAAAGGTGAATTACAAAAATTAATAATAGAAACAGCTAATAAATATCGTAATTTAAAAGAAAATGCCAATAAATTAAATAATTGA
- the rnt gene encoding ribonuclease T, with translation MSNQKNSINELATRFRGYYPVVIDVETGGFNAQQDALLEVAAVTLKMDQDGWLQIDDNLHFHILPFAGANIEASALAFTGIDPTNPLRNAVDEYTALHEIFKIVRQGIKNNDCNRAIIVAHNANFDHSFLMAAAQRTNLKHNPFHPFATFDTATLSGLVFGQTILAKACYIARIPFDGKQAHCALYDTDRTALLFCEIVNRWKKLGGWPLVND, from the coding sequence ATGTCTAATCAAAAAAATAGTATTAATGAACTAGCAACTCGATTTAGAGGTTATTATCCTGTTGTTATAGATGTAGAAACTGGTGGATTTAATGCACAACAAGACGCTTTATTGGAAGTTGCAGCTGTGACATTAAAAATGGATCAAGATGGTTGGTTGCAAATTGATGATAATCTTCATTTTCATATTTTACCATTTGCTGGTGCAAATATAGAGGCATCTGCATTAGCATTTACAGGTATAGATCCAACTAATCCTTTGCGTAATGCTGTAGATGAATACACTGCTCTACATGAAATTTTTAAAATAGTTAGACAAGGAATTAAAAATAATGATTGCAATAGAGCTATTATTGTCGCTCATAATGCTAATTTCGATCATAGTTTTCTCATGGCTGCTGCTCAAAGAACAAATTTAAAACATAATCCATTTCATCCATTTGCTACTTTTGATACCGCGACACTTAGTGGACTAGTTTTTGGACAAACTATTTTAGCTAAAGCTTGTTATATAGCCAGAATTCCCTTTGATGGGAAACAGGCACATTGCGCACTTTATGATACTGATAGAACTGCATTATTATTTTGTGAGATTGTGAATAGATGGAAAAAATTAGGTGGTTGGCCATTAGTAAATGATTAA
- a CDS encoding NAD(P)/FAD-dependent oxidoreductase has translation MKQKIKIIIVGGGAGGLELVTKLGNTLGRKNQAEIILVDHNKSHLWKPLLHEIASGSLDDRTDTLSYLAHAYDHYFHFHLGKLIDIDRKNKTIRLAEIHNKEGKLLVPERQLKFDILVIALGSVSNDFNTQGVKENCVFLDNPKQAYYFHNTISNLFLSYSVNHQLNNKINIAIIGGGATGVELSAELYNTINQLINYGFNGLNKKSLNVILIETGERILPALPIRISIAAHNELAKLGVSILTNTMVTSVDANGINTKSGVKINADLIVWVAGIKAPNFMKQIGGLETNKINQLIVKSTLQTTLDNSIFAIGDCASCSKKDGGFVPPRAQAAHQMAALCYNNIVALIKQQELKPYKYKDHGSLISLSSFNTLGNLMGNLVCGDMMIKGKLARMIYILLYRFHQIALHGYIKTGLMILAGSINRIIKPKIKFY, from the coding sequence ATGAAACAAAAAATTAAGATTATAATTGTAGGTGGGGGAGCTGGAGGATTAGAACTTGTAACTAAATTAGGCAATACTTTAGGACGCAAGAACCAAGCTGAAATTATATTAGTTGATCATAATAAAAGTCATTTATGGAAACCTTTATTACATGAAATTGCATCTGGCTCTTTAGATGATAGAACTGATACTTTAAGTTATTTGGCTCATGCATATGATCATTACTTTCATTTTCATTTAGGCAAATTAATAGATATTGATCGTAAAAACAAAACTATTAGGCTTGCAGAAATACATAATAAAGAAGGAAAATTATTAGTTCCAGAACGACAATTAAAATTTGATATTTTAGTTATAGCATTAGGTAGTGTATCAAATGACTTTAATACACAAGGTGTAAAAGAAAATTGTGTTTTCTTAGATAATCCCAAACAGGCATATTATTTTCATAATACTATATCAAACCTATTTCTAAGTTACTCAGTAAACCATCAACTAAATAATAAAATCAATATTGCGATTATTGGTGGTGGAGCCACAGGAGTAGAATTATCTGCTGAACTTTATAACACCATAAATCAATTAATTAATTATGGTTTTAATGGATTAAACAAAAAATCACTTAATGTCATTTTAATTGAAACAGGAGAACGTATATTACCTGCCTTGCCAATACGAATATCTATAGCTGCTCATAATGAATTAGCTAAATTAGGTGTTAGTATTTTAACTAATACTATGGTAACTAGTGTGGATGCTAATGGTATTAATACAAAATCTGGAGTAAAAATTAATGCAGATCTTATAGTTTGGGTTGCTGGCATAAAAGCACCTAATTTCATGAAACAAATTGGCGGGCTAGAAACAAATAAAATTAATCAATTAATAGTCAAATCAACACTACAAACCACACTTGATAATTCTATTTTTGCTATTGGAGATTGTGCCTCTTGCAGTAAAAAAGATGGTGGATTTGTGCCACCAAGAGCACAAGCAGCTCATCAAATGGCTGCATTATGTTACAATAACATTGTAGCATTAATTAAACAACAAGAGTTAAAACCATATAAATATAAAGATCATGGATCTTTAATATCATTGTCAAGTTTTAATACCTTAGGTAATTTAATGGGCAATTTAGTATGTGGGGATATGATGATTAAGGGCAAATTAGCTCGTATGATTTATATTTTATTATATCGATTTCATCAAATAGCGTTACATGGCTATATTAAAACTGGTTTAATGATATTAGCAGGTAGCATAAATCGTATTATTAAACCTAAAATAAAATTTTACTAA
- a CDS encoding alanine/glycine:cation symporter family protein → MIKILDYFNHIIWGYILIYLLLGAGIYFTISMGIIQFRHFMHMFAVLKNSNKSDNSGISSFQALCTTLAARVGTGNLTGVAIALTTGGPGAIFWMWLVALIGMATSFAENTLAQLYKIKDDKGNYRGGPAYYMANGLKMRWMGILFSIFLIIAFGLIFNSVQANSIAQATLVAFGFNPCYVGIVLAIICGIIIFGGLRFIARIAELIVPIMAIAYLILTCCIMINNIDRLPGVFLLIIKHAFGLQEAVSGIVSYSITQSMIQGIQRGLFSNEAGMGSAPNIAATASPYPPHPASQGYVQMLGVFMDTLIICSATAIIIIFSGILNNTGETNSISGIELTQRALSSAVGDWGAIFIAIAIFFFAFTSIIANYAYAENNMIFLYKNHTAGLYILRIATLSMVIFGSIAEMPLVWKLADASMGLMALINLIAILMLSSIILKLTKDYNSQRKTGKLPIFNINSYPDIRKQIKNNIWKI, encoded by the coding sequence TTGATAAAAATACTTGATTATTTTAATCATATTATTTGGGGATATATATTGATTTATTTACTACTTGGTGCAGGTATTTATTTTACTATAAGCATGGGTATTATTCAATTTCGTCATTTTATGCATATGTTTGCTGTTCTAAAAAATAGTAATAAATCAGATAATTCAGGTATATCTTCTTTTCAAGCTTTATGTACAACTTTAGCCGCTAGAGTTGGAACAGGAAATCTTACTGGTGTTGCTATTGCATTAACTACTGGTGGTCCTGGTGCTATTTTTTGGATGTGGCTTGTAGCTTTAATTGGTATGGCTACTTCATTTGCAGAAAATACATTAGCACAATTGTATAAAATAAAAGATGATAAAGGAAATTATCGTGGAGGGCCAGCTTACTATATGGCTAATGGTTTAAAAATGAGATGGATGGGGATACTTTTTTCTATTTTTCTTATAATTGCTTTTGGTTTAATATTTAATTCAGTTCAAGCTAATTCAATTGCTCAGGCAACATTAGTTGCTTTTGGTTTTAATCCATGTTATGTGGGAATTGTTCTTGCTATAATTTGTGGAATTATCATTTTTGGCGGACTACGTTTTATTGCGCGAATAGCAGAATTAATTGTTCCTATAATGGCAATAGCATATTTAATATTAACATGTTGTATAATGATAAATAATATTGATCGGTTACCTGGTGTTTTTTTATTAATTATAAAACATGCTTTTGGATTACAAGAAGCAGTAAGTGGGATAGTTAGTTATAGTATTACACAATCTATGATACAAGGAATACAACGAGGTTTATTTTCAAATGAAGCAGGTATGGGTTCAGCACCAAATATAGCAGCAACAGCATCACCTTATCCTCCACATCCTGCATCACAGGGATATGTACAAATGTTAGGTGTATTTATGGATACCTTGATAATTTGTAGTGCGACGGCAATTATTATTATTTTTTCTGGTATTTTAAATAACACTGGGGAAACTAATAGTATTAGTGGTATCGAATTAACACAGAGAGCTCTTTCTTCAGCTGTTGGTGATTGGGGGGCAATATTTATTGCAATAGCTATTTTTTTCTTTGCTTTTACTTCCATTATTGCCAATTATGCTTATGCGGAAAATAATATGATTTTTTTATATAAAAATCATACAGCTGGATTATATATTCTTAGAATAGCTACTTTAAGTATGGTAATTTTTGGTTCAATAGCAGAAATGCCACTAGTATGGAAATTAGCGGATGCTTCTATGGGATTAATGGCATTAATAAATCTTATTGCAATACTAATGCTCTCAAGTATTATCTTAAAACTTACTAAGGATTATAATTCCCAACGAAAAACTGGGAAATTGCCAATATTTAATATAAATTCTTATCCTGATATAAGAAAACAAATAAAAAATAATATTTGGAAAATATAA
- the pgsA gene encoding CDP-diacylglycerol--glycerol-3-phosphate 3-phosphatidyltransferase translates to MQLNIPTWLTLLRIILIPFFVLFFSLPFHWAPFISAFLFIIAALTDLIDGFIARLWKQTTKFGAFLDPVADKIMVVTALVLVTEYYHTWLVTLPTITMIAREIIISSFRTWMIKEGKNSCTNVSWIGKFKTAIQMISLVGLLWHPNIYVEIIAIILLYFAAILAFWSMFKYLFAAWKYFNIV, encoded by the coding sequence ATGCAATTAAATATCCCAACTTGGTTAACACTATTACGTATTATTTTAATCCCGTTTTTTGTTTTATTTTTTTCTCTTCCATTTCATTGGGCACCTTTTATTTCTGCATTTCTTTTTATTATTGCTGCCTTAACTGACTTAATTGATGGTTTCATTGCCAGACTATGGAAACAAACAACAAAATTTGGCGCATTCTTGGATCCAGTAGCTGATAAAATCATGGTAGTAACAGCATTAGTTTTAGTAACAGAATACTATCATACCTGGTTAGTTACATTACCAACTATCACTATGATTGCACGTGAAATTATTATTTCTTCATTTCGCACATGGATGATTAAAGAAGGAAAAAATAGTTGCACAAATGTTTCTTGGATTGGAAAGTTTAAAACTGCAATACAAATGATTTCATTAGTTGGATTATTATGGCATCCTAATATATATGTTGAAATAATTGCTATTATATTACTTTATTTTGCAGCTATTTTAGCATTTTGGTCTATGTTTAAATATTTATTTGCAGCTTGGAAATATTTTAATATAGTTTAA
- the mscS gene encoding small-conductance mechanosensitive channel MscS — protein sequence MIEILKTWFIYRHNILIEYIINIFFALFILLGGLIIARWISNITNRLMLLHIIDKTVSNFLSAIIRYGIIAVTIISVLGKLGIQTASIITVLGTAGLAIGLALQGSLSNFAAGVLLVIFKPLRSGEYVILDSVEGIVENIQILSTTLRTNENRIIIIPNSKIINNNIINTSRLPNRRTQIIVSVSYNVNIDKVKKILGDVVAIDNRIQHDKGIIIRLHEMAPNSLNFIVRFWTTNIDARNVYWDLMENFKKQLDAHNISIPFPQLDVHLYSLKEK from the coding sequence ATGATAGAAATATTAAAAACTTGGTTTATTTATCGTCATAATATTTTAATTGAATATATTATAAATATTTTTTTTGCATTATTTATTTTATTGGGGGGTTTAATTATTGCTAGATGGATTTCTAATATCACTAATAGATTAATGTTATTACATATTATAGATAAAACGGTTAGTAATTTTTTATCTGCAATTATTCGTTATGGAATAATTGCAGTTACTATAATATCAGTATTAGGTAAGTTAGGTATACAAACTGCTTCTATTATTACTGTTTTAGGTACTGCAGGTTTAGCTATTGGATTAGCTTTACAAGGTTCTTTATCTAATTTTGCTGCTGGGGTATTATTAGTTATTTTCAAACCATTACGATCAGGAGAATATGTAATTTTAGATTCAGTAGAAGGAATTGTTGAGAATATACAGATTTTATCAACTACATTAAGGACTAATGAAAATCGTATTATTATTATACCAAATAGTAAAATAATTAATAATAACATTATTAATACTTCTCGCCTACCGAATAGGCGTACTCAAATTATAGTTAGTGTGTCTTATAATGTTAATATTGATAAAGTTAAAAAAATATTAGGTGATGTTGTTGCTATTGATAATCGTATTCAACATGATAAAGGTATTATTATTAGATTACATGAAATGGCGCCTAATTCTCTTAATTTTATAGTCCGTTTTTGGACTACTAATATAGATGCCCGTAATGTTTATTGGGATTTAATGGAAAATTTTAAAAAACAATTAGACGCACATAATATTAGCATTCCATTTCCACAATTAGATGTTCATCTATATTCTCTTAAAGAGAAGTAA
- the rpiA gene encoding ribose-5-phosphate isomerase RpiA — protein sequence MTQDELKKMVGWAVLEYIMPNTVVGVGTGSTVSHFINGLATRKHLITGVVSSSSSSTYKLNELSIPILDSNYVNNIDIYIDGVDELNPSLMMIKGGGGALTQEKIIAAMAKQFIVIADKSKLVNTLGGFPLPIEVIPMARTYVSHQLIKLGGIPKYRKNVITDNGNIIIDVQNLKILDPINLENKINTIPGVVTVGLFANRPADIALLATQYGVQKLIAIN from the coding sequence ATGACACAAGATGAATTAAAAAAAATGGTTGGCTGGGCAGTATTAGAGTATATAATGCCTAATACAGTAGTAGGTGTTGGAACAGGTTCTACTGTTTCACATTTTATTAATGGTTTAGCAACACGGAAGCATTTAATTACAGGTGTAGTGTCTAGTTCATCTTCATCTACTTATAAATTAAATGAATTATCTATCCCTATTCTTGATAGTAATTACGTCAATAATATTGATATATATATTGATGGTGTAGATGAACTTAATCCATCTTTAATGATGATAAAAGGTGGTGGTGGGGCATTAACTCAAGAAAAAATTATAGCTGCTATGGCTAAACAATTTATTGTTATTGCTGATAAATCTAAGTTAGTTAATACGTTAGGTGGATTTCCATTACCAATAGAAGTAATTCCAATGGCACGTACTTATGTATCACATCAACTAATTAAATTAGGTGGAATACCGAAATATAGAAAAAATGTAATTACAGATAATGGAAACATTATTATTGATGTGCAGAATTTAAAAATTCTAGATCCTATTAATTTAGAAAATAAAATTAATACTATTCCTGGTGTAGTGACAGTAGGTTTATTCGCTAATCGACCAGCAGATATTGCATTACTAGCTACTCAATATGGAGTACAAAAATTAATAGCTATAAACTAA
- the ubiH gene encoding 2-octaprenyl-6-methoxyphenyl hydroxylase yields the protein MQIIIIGGGITGASLALAISKLSKEQVQISLIEAIELNKKNMHFNNRTIALSYGTCQQFNQIGIWDGLKKYVTPITHIHISEYGHASILNIKAKYYSIPALGYVIKLSDAKNYLFDQIKKTPNITLFCPEKTIDIIRTINNVSVKLTTNKILTGQLLVAADGSNSIIRKISKIDWYKKSYEQCAITANILTSALPKGRAFERFTQFGSLAILPVSKYCSSLIWCYPLKNKQHIMQLDNDEFVMELQQYFGWRLGEIKLISKRYYLPLFLYQAKKIISHRLVLVGNAAQTVHPIGGQGFNLAMRDIMILADIISKTANNREDIGNYSVLINYQIKRNNDRQNIIKITDNLVRLFNNKHIIFIISRNIALIAMEILKPISNILIRKAIR from the coding sequence ATGCAAATAATTATTATTGGGGGTGGTATAACCGGAGCTTCATTAGCACTTGCTATTTCTAAATTAAGCAAAGAGCAAGTTCAAATTTCATTAATTGAAGCAATAGAACTTAACAAAAAAAATATGCATTTTAATAATAGAACAATTGCATTGTCTTATGGAACTTGTCAACAATTTAATCAAATTGGTATATGGGATGGATTAAAAAAATATGTAACTCCAATAACACATATTCATATTTCTGAGTATGGTCACGCAAGTATACTTAATATAAAAGCTAAATATTATTCTATACCAGCATTAGGTTATGTAATTAAATTATCTGATGCAAAAAATTATTTATTTGATCAGATAAAAAAAACACCAAATATTACGTTATTTTGCCCTGAAAAAACAATAGATATTATACGTACCATCAATAATGTATCTGTCAAATTAACAACTAACAAAATTCTAACTGGACAATTATTAGTAGCCGCCGATGGCAGTAATTCAATCATACGAAAAATAAGCAAAATTGACTGGTACAAAAAATCATATGAACAATGTGCAATTACTGCTAATATTTTAACTAGTGCTTTACCTAAAGGACGAGCTTTTGAACGTTTTACTCAATTTGGTTCATTAGCAATATTACCTGTATCTAAATACTGTAGTTCATTAATTTGGTGTTATCCATTAAAAAATAAACAACATATTATGCAATTGGATAATGATGAATTTGTAATGGAATTACAACAATATTTTGGGTGGAGATTAGGTGAAATTAAACTTATTAGTAAACGCTACTATTTGCCATTATTTCTATATCAAGCAAAAAAAATTATTAGTCATCGCTTAGTATTAGTTGGTAATGCAGCTCAAACCGTACATCCTATTGGCGGACAAGGGTTTAATTTAGCTATGCGAGATATTATGATTCTTGCTGATATAATTAGTAAAACAGCTAATAATAGAGAGGATATTGGTAATTATTCTGTTTTAATAAATTATCAAATAAAACGTAATAATGATCGTCAAAATATCATAAAAATAACAGATAATTTAGTACGTTTATTTAATAATAAACATATTATTTTTATTATTTCTCGTAATATTGCATTAATAGCAATGGAAATCTTAAAACCTATAAGTAATATTTTAATTCGTAAAGCAATTAGGTAA
- a CDS encoding FAD-dependent monooxygenase — protein sequence MQSFDIIIIGGGMIGLSLACGLRNCGMNIAIIENSLNKDEFDQKNEPESKVSAINLASQKLLDYLSVWQIIIQKKIGIFHQIKVWQKDSFGYIKFNANDYYLPHLGHIIKNSTIVRILWQQVKLSTDITLFTDNNVKTIMWGDNEVFITFDNEQMLTTKLVIGADGAKSWLRKQADIPIKFWNYEHTSLIATIKTEIPHMDTALQAFNNYSILAFLPLHDQYICSIVWSLPTIQAHRLVNLKVSAFEKELSVALDMRLGFCQLISERQIFPLISQYACNFAKQRIVLIGDSAHTIHPLAGQGVNLGFMDVAELIGHLRDLNIKGKDIGQYLYLQSYERKRRYSTMLTLYSIQMLKKIFNGNNVIKKITCDIGLLLTNAVPGIKLKLINYASGLHDIPEWLAKNDKLI from the coding sequence ATGCAATCATTTGATATAATTATTATTGGTGGAGGGATGATTGGACTTTCACTAGCTTGTGGATTACGTAATTGCGGCATGAATATTGCCATTATTGAAAATTCTTTAAATAAAGATGAATTTGATCAAAAAAATGAGCCAGAATCAAAAGTTTCTGCTATTAATTTAGCGAGCCAAAAATTACTAGATTATTTATCTGTTTGGCAAATAATAATACAAAAAAAAATTGGAATTTTTCATCAAATTAAAGTTTGGCAAAAAGATAGTTTTGGATATATTAAATTTAATGCTAATGATTATTATTTACCACATCTTGGTCATATTATTAAAAATTCTACTATTGTAAGAATATTATGGCAACAAGTAAAATTAAGTACAGACATTACATTATTTACAGATAATAATGTGAAAACAATTATGTGGGGGGATAATGAAGTATTTATAACATTTGATAATGAGCAAATGTTGACAACAAAGCTAGTTATTGGAGCTGATGGTGCTAAATCATGGTTAAGAAAACAAGCTGACATCCCAATTAAATTTTGGAATTATGAACATACGTCGTTAATAGCTACCATTAAAACTGAAATACCTCATATGGATACTGCTTTGCAAGCATTTAATAATTACAGTATTTTAGCATTTTTACCGCTACATGATCAGTATATTTGTTCAATTGTCTGGTCATTACCAACAATTCAGGCACATAGATTAGTTAATTTAAAAGTTTCTGCATTTGAAAAAGAATTAAGTGTAGCTCTAGATATGCGGCTCGGATTTTGTCAATTAATTAGTGAACGTCAAATTTTTCCACTTATTAGTCAATATGCTTGTAATTTTGCTAAACAACGTATTGTTTTAATAGGTGATTCAGCTCATACAATACATCCACTAGCTGGGCAAGGTGTTAATTTGGGATTCATGGATGTTGCTGAGTTAATTGGACATTTACGTGATTTAAATATCAAAGGCAAAGATATAGGACAGTATCTTTATTTACAAAGCTATGAACGCAAACGTAGATACAGTACTATGTTAACATTATATAGTATACAAATGTTAAAAAAAATATTTAATGGTAATAATGTAATAAAAAAAATAACTTGTGATATTGGATTATTATTAACTAATGCAGTACCAGGAATAAAACTAAAGTTAATTAACTATGCTTCAGGATTACATGATATTCCTGAATGGTTGGCAAAAAATGATAAATTAATTTAG
- the ygfZ gene encoding tRNA-modifying protein YgfZ, which produces MNYEIHNQYPLTLLLLNDWSFITATGIDVVQYLQGKLTADITKLTRQQHILTAHCDANGKILSIIRLFYYKKGFAYILRTSVAAKQLYELTKYAVFSQITIREQHDITLLGVIGQEACNKLSNYFSQLPDLENPIIHLKKTTLLYFNLPYERFLIITDSNTALTLKKDFPKHGNSQQWLSFDIASGFANIDIENSQKFIPQAVNLQALKSSISFKKGCYSGQEIIARVKYRGLNKRSMFWLTGISNIIPKIGSPIEWKIGNNCWRSIGTILAAVKLTNNFISVQVIMNHDMSIKSTFRIPGVETSNLTIQPLPYDVIS; this is translated from the coding sequence ATGAATTATGAAATACATAATCAATATCCATTAACTTTGCTATTACTCAATGATTGGAGTTTTATAACTGCAACTGGCATTGATGTTGTGCAATATTTACAAGGAAAGTTAACTGCTGATATTACAAAATTAACTAGACAACAACATATATTAACCGCCCATTGTGATGCTAATGGAAAAATATTAAGTATTATTCGTTTATTTTATTATAAAAAAGGTTTTGCTTATATTTTAAGAACTAGTGTAGCTGCTAAACAATTATATGAATTAACTAAATACGCAGTTTTTTCTCAAATAACAATCCGAGAACAGCATGATATCACTTTATTAGGTGTTATAGGCCAAGAAGCTTGTAATAAATTAAGTAACTATTTTTCTCAGTTACCAGATTTGGAAAATCCAATAATACATTTAAAAAAAACTACTTTATTATATTTCAATTTACCTTATGAACGATTCTTAATTATTACGGATAGTAATACAGCACTTACTTTAAAAAAAGATTTTCCAAAACATGGAAATAGTCAACAATGGTTATCTTTTGATATTGCCTCTGGATTCGCTAATATTGATATTGAAAACAGTCAGAAATTTATTCCTCAAGCAGTTAATTTACAAGCATTAAAATCTAGTATTAGTTTTAAAAAAGGTTGTTACAGTGGTCAAGAAATAATAGCTCGTGTAAAATATCGCGGTTTAAATAAACGTTCTATGTTTTGGTTAACAGGTATATCAAATATAATTCCAAAAATTGGATCACCTATTGAGTGGAAAATAGGTAATAACTGCTGGAGAAGTATTGGTACAATTTTAGCAGCAGTTAAATTAACTAATAACTTTATAAGTGTACAAGTTATTATGAATCATGATATGTCTATAAAAAGTACTTTTCGTATTCCTGGTGTGGAAACAAGCAATTTAACAATTCAACCATTACCTTATGATGTAATATCGTAA